One genomic segment of Primulina tabacum isolate GXHZ01 chromosome 9, ASM2559414v2, whole genome shotgun sequence includes these proteins:
- the LOC142555104 gene encoding apyrase 2-like, with the protein MEKMTKRNRQQQDSFSDKIQRWRGVILLLLVPLILISFVLFVGPSRPASDSIDFYSRKFSPDFLANKYAVIFDAGSSGSRVHVFCFNQQLDLVPMGKELELFRSIQPGLSSYASDPTAAADSLSSLLEEAEAAVPQELRRNTPVRVGATAGLRQLEGDASDRILQAVRDFLKNKGSLKSKSDWVTVLDGNQEGAYQWVTINYLLGNLGKKYSSTVGVVDLGGGSVQMAYAISEEDAAKAPRITGGEDSYVQEMYLKGRKYHLYVHSYLHYGLLAARAEILKLKGEPGNPCILAGYNGSYKYGREVFKASALPSGSSLDKCRENAIHALKVNESSCTHMKCTFGGIWNGGGGDGMKNLFVASFFFDRAAEAGFVNKNLAVAKVCPADFEEAAKRACETSLEDGQGTYPNVERENLPYLCMDLVYQFTLLVDGFGLDPRQKITLVKKVEYQDSLVEAAWPLGSAIEAVSSPV; encoded by the exons ATGGAGAAGATGACCAAGCGCAACCGGCAGCAGCAGGACTCTTTCTCCGACAAGATCCAGAGGTGGCGTGGCGTCATCTTGTTGCTCTTGGTCCCTCTCATCCTCATCTCCTTCGTGCTCTTTGTCGGTCCCTCCAGGCCTGCTTCTGATTCCATTGATTTCTATTCCCGCAAATTCTCTCCCGATTTCTTGGCCAATAAATATGCGGTTATTTTCGATGCCGGGAGTTCTGGTAGTAGGGTTCACGTTTTTTGTTTCAATCAGCAGCTGGATCTCGTGCCCATGGGGAAAGAGCTTGAGCTTTTTCGATCG ATCCAACCAGGTCTGAGTAGTTATGCAAGCGATCCCACGGCTGCGGCTGATTCTCTCTCGTCACTTCTTGAAGAAGCTGAAGCGGCAGTTCCACAAGAGTTGCGACGCAACACTCCTGTTAGAGTTGGG GCCACTGCTGGTCTGAGGCAATTGGAAGGCGATGCATCCGACCGGATTTTGCAAGCG GTAAGGGACTTTTTAAAGAACAAAGGGTCCCTAAAGTCCAAGTCTGATTGGGTCACAGTTTTGGATGGAAATCAAGAAGGTGCCTATCAATGG GTGACTATTAATTATTTGCTTGGAAATTTGGGCAAAAAATACTCTAGTACTGTTGGTGTAGTGGATCTTGGGGGTGGTTCTGTGCAAATGGCATATGCCATCTCAGAGGAAGATGCTGCAAAAGCTCCAAGAATAACAGGTGGAGAAGACTCTTATGTGCAGGAAATGTATCTCAAAGGAAGAAAATATCACCTTTATGTTCACAG TTACCTGCACTATGGTTTACTTGCTGCTCGAGCTGAGATTCTGAAGTTGAAGGGAGAGCCAGGCAATCCATGTATATTAGCGGGTTATAATG GTTCATACAAATATGGGAGAGAAGTTTTTAAAGCTTCGGCTTTGCCATCTGGTTCCAGCCTTGATAAATGTCGAGAAAATGCCATTCATGCTCTGAAAGTTAATGAATCATCATGCACCCACATGAAATGTACATTTGGAGGCATATGGAATGGTGGGGGAGGAGATGGCATGAAGAATTTATTTGTTGCTTCATTTTTTTTCGACAGAGCTGCGGAG GCTGGTTTCGTCAATAAAAACTTGGCTGTTGCAAAAGTTTGTCCTGCTGATTTTGAGGAAGCAGCTAAACGAGCTTGTGAAACCAGTCTCGAGGATGGCCAGGGTACATATCCTAATGTGGAACGAGAAAACCTGCCTTACTTGTGCATGGACCTTGTTTATCAATTTACACTGCTTGTTGATGGTTTTG GTCTTGATCCTAGGCAAAAGATCACCTTGGTGAAAAAAGTTGAATATCAAGATTCTCTAGTTGAAGCTGCATGGCCGTTGGGCAGTGCTATTGAGGCCGTCTCATCTCCGGTCTAA
- the LOC142555103 gene encoding LOW QUALITY PROTEIN: L-ascorbate oxidase homolog (The sequence of the model RefSeq protein was modified relative to this genomic sequence to represent the inferred CDS: deleted 2 bases in 2 codons) produces the protein MGSKMIFVAMLLCLSLGVMAEDPYLFFEWHVSYGTVAPLGVPQQGILINGQFPGPVINCTSNNNIVVNVFNELDEPLLLSWTGVQQRKNSWQDGTPGTMCPIMPGTNYTYKFQVKDQIGTYYYFPTTGLQRAAGGIGMLKIHSRELIPVPFDWPADEYPVLLGDWYNKGHKTLKALLDSGRSIGGPPGVVINGKSGKVGDKVEQPLFTMEAGKTYRYRVCNVGLRNSINFRIQGHTLKLVEMEGSHTVQNVYDSLDIHVGQCMSVLVTANQAPKDYYLVASSRFARRPDVSVAVIRYTNSNTPASPLLPPPPPENSAGIAWSMNQFRSFRWNLTASAARPNPQGSYHYGKINITRTIKIANTRSVVNGKLRFGINGVSHVDPATPLKLSEYFGFSEKEFQYNLVKDEPVSGSNAVVAPSVVNATFRNFVEIIFENHEKTIQTWHLDGYSFFAVAIEPGRWSPDKRKNYNLVDGVSRHNIQVYPNSWAAVMTTLDNAGMWNLRSEMWERTYLGQQLYFSVLSPARSLRDEYNIPEAQQLCGIVEGLPKPALYAGA, from the exons ATGGGGTCGAAAATGATCTTTGTGGCAATGTTGCTCTGCCTCTCCCTCGGGGTTATGGCCGAAGATCCTTATCTCTTCTTCGAGTGGCACGTATCGTATGGCACCGTAGCCCCTCTAGGCGTCCCCCAACAAGGGATTCTAATCAATGGTCAGTTCCCGGGGCCTGTGATCAACTGCACATCCAACAACAACATTGTCGTCAATGTGTTCAATGAGTTGGATGAGCCGCTCCTCCTCTCATGGACTGGCGTCCAGCAGAGGAAAAACTCGTGGCAAGACGGCACCCCTGGCACGATGTGCCCCATCATGCCTGGCACGAACTACACGTACAAGTTCCAGGTCAAGGACCAGATCGGCACCTACTACTACTTCCCAACCACCGGCCTGCAGAGAGCTGCTGGTGGCATTGGCATGTTGAAGATCCACAGCCGGGAGCTCATCCCGGTGCCTTTCGACTGGCCTGCTGATGAGTACCCTGTACTCCTCGGAGACTGGTATAACAAGGGTCACAAGACACTGAAGGCGCTCCTGGATAGCGGGCGATCTATTGGT GGCCCGCCTGGCGTAGTGATCAATGGGAAATCCGGCAAGGTCGGCGACAAGGTGGAGCAACCACTCTTCACCATGGAGGCTGGAAAGACTTATAGGTACAGAGTGTGCAATGTCGGTTTGAGGAACTCCATCAATTTCAGGATCCAA GGCCACACTTTAAAATTGGTTGAAATGGAAGGATCTCACACTGTCCAAAACGTGTATGATTCACTCGACATCCATGTTGGGCAATGCATGTCCGTTTTGGTGACTGCAAACCAAGCCCCCAAGGACTACTACTTGGTGGCATCTAGCCGATTCGCCAGACGCCCCGACGTGTCAGTTGCCGTCATCCGCTACACGAACAGCAACACCCCCGCATCTCCCCTGCTCCCACCACCACCACCCGAGAACTCCGCCGGCATCGCATGGTCCATGAACCAGTTCCGCTCTTTCAGGTGGAACCTCACCGCCAGCGCAGCCCGACCCAACCCACAAGGCTCATACCACTATGGAAAGATCAACATCACCCGCACAATCAAGATCGCCAACACAAGGTCAGTGGTGAACGGCAAGCTCCGTTTCGGCATCAACGGAGTCTCCCACGTGGATCCCGCAACCCCGCTAAAGCTCTCCGAGTACTTCGGCTTCTCCGAGAAGGAATTCCAGTACAATCTCGTGAAAGACGAGCCCGTATCCGGATCAAACGCCGTGGTCGCCCCCAGCGTAGTTAACGCCACTTTCAGGAACTTCGTCGAGATCATCTTCGAGAACCACGAGAAAACCATTCAGACATGGCACTTAGACGGATATTCGTTCTTCGCAGTGGCCATCGAGCCCGGGAGGTGGAGCCCCGACAAGAGAAAGAACTACAATCTGGTTGATGGAGTTAGCAGGCACAACATTCAAGTGTATCCCAATTCGTGGGCCGCCGTAATGACCACCCTGGACAACGCCGGAATGTGGAACTTGCGGTCGGAGATGTGGGAGAGGACTTACTTGGGACAGCAGCTGTACTTCAGCGTGTTGTCTCCGGCGCGTTCGTTGAGGGACGAGTACAATATTCCGGAGGCACAGCAACTTTGTGGTATCGTCGAGGGCTTGCCAAAGCCTGCTCTCTATGCAGGAGCTTGA